From Algoriphagus sp. NG3, the proteins below share one genomic window:
- a CDS encoding tetratricopeptide repeat protein, with protein MKLTLSILLLFLSLQLQAQVPLDSIIELRKSQPTKAIIEIDKLLFAKETQDSLFPYLHRESGYAYQNLNDIEKAIAFLEKAKEGFHPKSQAEQLLNVEIQLSTNFSRLNRQSDAIQYANNALQRAEELNNKELIVKANDNISYVYFMLGQLDKAISYLQASEAYHLENNNLAELSATYNNLAILYRNQGDFLTCISYNQKSLAINRALEDLTSVAKSYNNLGIVHNQLNHTEEATSYFKKAIALNDSLEINNSNPLISLAHLQQQQNEYQNEENTLLKALEFEEKTGRLDVQKSLYQSLLKNSLEQNNPRLAQNYQSTIERIDAELAQRQKEENLQLIDTHKQLLENELKWREQQQRTMTYQWIAVSVFLLALAFGIYFYQHQSKKEIVRQRERALLENKVLRSQMNPHFIFNVLTAIQNSVMQQNPLDAASYIAKFAKLIRQNFDFVQKEWISLEEDLDALQNYLETQKYRFNHSFDYDISVQTEESPSNLQIPPMLLQPFVENAIEHGLKNSGKPGKILVSVTQNNEKRLHFTIEDNGKGYAPTSDNKLHATQIIKERLKIHNPSDAEIFKIQSLGENKGTRVTFSLTLKS; from the coding sequence ATGAAACTTACACTCTCCATACTTCTCCTATTCCTCTCTCTCCAACTGCAAGCGCAGGTTCCTCTTGATTCTATTATCGAATTGAGAAAAAGCCAGCCCACAAAAGCCATTATAGAGATTGACAAACTCTTGTTCGCCAAAGAAACGCAGGATTCGCTCTTTCCATATTTACATAGAGAAAGTGGCTATGCCTATCAAAACCTAAACGACATTGAGAAAGCAATTGCTTTTTTAGAAAAGGCAAAAGAAGGCTTTCATCCCAAATCCCAAGCTGAGCAATTATTGAATGTTGAAATTCAACTGTCAACCAATTTTTCCAGACTCAACAGACAAAGTGACGCCATACAATATGCCAACAACGCCTTGCAACGCGCCGAAGAATTAAACAACAAAGAGCTCATCGTAAAAGCCAATGATAATATTTCCTATGTGTATTTTATGCTTGGGCAGCTGGATAAAGCTATTTCTTATTTACAAGCTTCGGAAGCTTATCATTTGGAGAATAACAACCTGGCGGAACTTTCTGCTACCTATAACAATTTGGCGATTTTGTATCGAAATCAAGGAGATTTTCTGACGTGCATTAGCTACAACCAGAAATCTTTAGCCATTAATAGAGCACTGGAGGATCTCACTTCGGTAGCCAAATCCTACAACAATCTGGGCATTGTGCATAACCAATTAAACCACACAGAAGAAGCCACATCTTATTTCAAAAAAGCCATTGCGCTGAACGATTCTTTGGAAATAAACAACAGCAATCCGCTGATTTCCCTAGCACACTTGCAACAGCAGCAAAATGAGTATCAAAACGAAGAAAACACCTTGCTGAAAGCACTAGAGTTTGAAGAAAAAACGGGCCGACTCGATGTGCAAAAATCGCTCTATCAATCGTTGCTGAAAAACAGTTTGGAACAAAATAATCCGCGCTTAGCCCAAAATTACCAATCAACTATTGAGCGCATTGACGCCGAACTTGCCCAACGCCAAAAAGAAGAAAACCTACAACTGATAGACACCCATAAACAACTACTTGAAAATGAATTGAAATGGCGCGAGCAACAGCAGCGCACAATGACCTACCAATGGATTGCCGTTTCTGTGTTTTTGTTGGCACTTGCTTTCGGGATTTATTTCTATCAGCACCAAAGTAAAAAAGAGATAGTACGTCAAAGAGAACGTGCATTACTTGAAAATAAGGTGTTGCGCTCTCAAATGAATCCGCATTTTATTTTCAATGTGCTCACCGCTATCCAAAACAGCGTAATGCAGCAAAACCCCTTGGATGCGGCGTCTTATATTGCAAAATTCGCCAAATTGATTCGTCAGAATTTCGATTTTGTTCAGAAAGAATGGATCAGTCTGGAAGAGGATTTGGATGCACTTCAAAATTATCTGGAAACCCAAAAATACCGATTCAATCACAGCTTCGATTACGATATTTCCGTGCAAACGGAAGAATCGCCAAGCAACCTGCAAATTCCGCCCATGCTTCTGCAACCTTTTGTCGAAAATGCCATTGAACACGGGCTGAAAAATAGTGGCAAACCTGGGAAAATTCTGGTTTCTGTCACTCAAAACAATGAGAAACGCCTGCATTTTACCATCGAAGATAACGGAAAAGGCTACGCCCCAACTTCCGATAACAAATTACACGCCACGCAAATTATAAAAGAGCGACTCAAAATTCACAATCCCAGTGATGCTGAAATTTTTAAGATCCAATCATTGGGAGAAAACAAAGGAACACGGGTTACATTTTCACTGACATTAAAATCATGA
- a CDS encoding YciI family protein: MKEFALIFRLSDISDFKPSPTQMEERMNWLGSIAAQNKLVDKGNTLLPIPGSAKTVKPGDVVTDGPYTEIKEFISGYIVVKAETIDEAVEIAKGNPIFKIGGSIEVREVLKRD, translated from the coding sequence ATGAAAGAATTCGCATTAATTTTCAGATTGAGTGACATCTCAGATTTCAAACCTTCCCCTACACAAATGGAGGAGCGGATGAATTGGCTTGGCAGTATCGCTGCCCAGAACAAACTGGTGGATAAAGGAAATACCCTTTTACCCATTCCCGGTAGCGCCAAAACAGTAAAACCCGGCGACGTAGTAACTGACGGGCCCTATACCGAAATCAAAGAATTTATCAGTGGCTATATTGTCGTAAAAGCAGAAACCATTGATGAAGCAGTAGAGATTGCAAAGGGAAATCCGATCTTTAAGATTGGAGGGAGTATTGAAGTACGGGAGGTTTTAAAACGCGATTAG
- a CDS encoding RNA polymerase sigma factor — protein sequence MSGQKSPKALVPHLFRQEYAKMTAVLCRHFGLKHIEIAEDIAGDTFLKASEHWAINGVPENPTAWLYTVAKNKTRDYFKHISIFEKEIKHKFSSDELEQAKNIAFDEQLISDSQLAMIFAVCNPVNPDGSQICLALQILCGFSIEEIANAFLAKSETIKKRLHRARTNLRNDNFQIKSLSRTEIKSRLDTVLKTLYLLFNEGYFSKTNHSFIRQDLCSEAVRLTLLLTENPLTDSSKTNALLSLMCFQSSRLDARANVKGEAVLFDEQDKSLWDKTLIQRGNYYLVHATGGEEISKYHLEAGIAYWHTASADEGKWQHILRLYNQLSLLEYSPVIALNRTFAFAKVYGHDEAIGEAEKLNLPENSQYHQLLGYLYSQSDKPKAIQHYQKAIKLTKSVTEKQTLKNEIKRLNG from the coding sequence GTGAGCGGCCAAAAATCCCCAAAAGCACTTGTACCGCACTTGTTTCGACAGGAATATGCGAAAATGACGGCTGTTTTATGCCGTCATTTTGGCTTAAAGCACATAGAAATTGCCGAGGACATTGCAGGCGATACTTTCCTTAAAGCCTCAGAGCATTGGGCCATCAACGGAGTACCCGAGAATCCGACTGCGTGGCTTTATACGGTAGCCAAAAACAAGACCAGGGATTATTTCAAACACATATCCATTTTTGAAAAAGAGATCAAACACAAGTTTAGCAGTGACGAACTCGAACAGGCAAAAAATATAGCTTTTGACGAACAACTGATTTCAGACAGCCAATTGGCGATGATATTTGCCGTTTGCAATCCAGTAAATCCAGATGGAAGCCAAATTTGTCTGGCACTTCAGATTCTTTGTGGTTTCAGTATAGAAGAAATTGCAAATGCCTTTTTGGCCAAGTCCGAAACCATCAAGAAACGGTTGCATAGAGCAAGAACCAATCTTCGCAATGACAATTTTCAAATCAAATCATTAAGCAGAACAGAAATAAAATCAAGGCTGGACACAGTTTTAAAAACACTGTATTTGCTCTTCAATGAGGGCTATTTTTCCAAAACCAACCACAGTTTTATCCGTCAAGACCTTTGTTCGGAAGCAGTGAGGCTGACTCTGTTGTTGACTGAAAACCCGTTGACAGACAGTTCGAAGACAAATGCATTGCTTTCCTTGATGTGTTTCCAGAGCTCAAGATTGGACGCCAGGGCAAATGTCAAAGGTGAAGCCGTTCTATTTGATGAACAGGACAAGAGCTTGTGGGACAAAACCCTTATCCAACGCGGAAACTATTATCTGGTACATGCAACCGGCGGTGAGGAAATTTCAAAATATCATTTGGAAGCAGGTATTGCCTATTGGCATACTGCATCAGCAGATGAAGGCAAATGGCAACACATTCTGCGGCTTTACAACCAACTTAGCCTCTTGGAGTATTCACCTGTCATAGCGTTGAACAGGACGTTTGCCTTTGCCAAAGTTTACGGACATGATGAGGCAATTGGCGAAGCGGAAAAATTAAACTTGCCGGAAAACAGCCAATATCATCAATTATTGGGCTACCTATATTCGCAATCAGACAAGCCAAAAGCAATTCAGCATTATCAAAAGGCGATTAAACTGACAAAATCGGTAACTGAAAAGCAAACGTTGAAAAATGAAATTAAGCGACTCAACGGGTAA
- a CDS encoding chloride channel protein — MKLKRRRKLVSYANLLDQPVRFNPFLFSRTFLLWAFLGLIGGLIAGVYWICLEFLTHQLSVFSGWEVIPLMAICGFLAGLVIHYIGDPGEIHLIVNNIRFNKGKLDPKNNPSMVLSSLLCVASGGSLGPEAPLVQVTGSTGTWLGKLFRLKGEELRSLSIAGMASGFTALFGAPLGGSLFSLEILHHRHAVEYYRAIIPALVASCFSYLVFALVIHLGLGPVWDLSAYEYSGVFDFVYAVLFALAGAALGWIFIFSTKFFKSVFDKRPFPIYIKTLVGGILLGIIAYYFPLTRYFGHHEINGLLTGDLSLTLLLGILVFKIIAISITVTSGWRGGFIIPLFFVGATLGLIIHQLFPAINLTLAIVSCMAAINACVTRTPMSTTILLAALTGFGHFIPILFASLTGYFLAPRLPFIGSQREKE, encoded by the coding sequence ATGAAATTAAAACGAAGAAGAAAACTGGTGTCCTATGCAAATCTGTTGGATCAACCGGTAAGGTTCAATCCATTCCTTTTCAGCAGGACGTTTTTGTTATGGGCTTTTCTTGGATTGATCGGGGGGCTTATAGCTGGGGTTTATTGGATATGCCTTGAGTTTTTAACCCATCAGTTAAGTGTTTTTAGTGGATGGGAGGTAATTCCTCTTATGGCGATTTGCGGTTTTTTGGCAGGATTGGTCATTCATTATATAGGAGATCCCGGCGAAATCCATCTGATCGTCAACAACATCAGATTTAATAAAGGCAAACTAGATCCCAAAAACAATCCTTCTATGGTGCTTTCTTCCTTGTTGTGCGTTGCCTCAGGAGGTAGTCTCGGACCTGAAGCCCCGCTGGTACAGGTGACTGGTTCCACAGGCACCTGGCTAGGGAAATTGTTTAGACTAAAAGGAGAGGAACTACGCTCTTTAAGTATTGCAGGGATGGCATCAGGATTTACAGCCTTATTTGGTGCACCCTTGGGAGGAAGCCTTTTTTCATTGGAGATACTTCACCACAGACATGCAGTCGAATATTACCGGGCTATTATTCCAGCATTAGTGGCAAGTTGTTTTAGTTACTTGGTTTTTGCTTTGGTTATTCATCTGGGACTTGGTCCTGTCTGGGACTTATCCGCCTATGAATATTCAGGCGTTTTTGATTTTGTGTATGCGGTTTTGTTTGCACTAGCCGGGGCTGCTTTGGGCTGGATATTTATTTTCAGTACTAAGTTCTTCAAATCAGTTTTTGATAAAAGACCTTTTCCCATCTACATCAAAACACTTGTCGGAGGCATATTACTTGGAATAATAGCCTATTATTTTCCTTTGACCAGATATTTCGGGCATCACGAGATCAACGGGCTGTTGACAGGTGATTTATCCCTTACCTTGTTGCTTGGTATTTTGGTTTTTAAAATTATCGCCATTTCAATTACGGTCACCTCAGGATGGAGAGGGGGATTTATTATTCCCCTGTTTTTTGTAGGAGCTACTTTGGGATTGATTATCCACCAGTTGTTTCCGGCAATAAACTTGACCTTGGCGATAGTTAGCTGTATGGCAGCAATCAATGCATGTGTGACCCGTACCCCGATGAGTACGACCATATTATTGGCTGCGTTGACGGGATTCGGACATTTTATCCCAATTTTGTTCGCAAGTTTGACAGGCTATTTCCTGGCCCCAAGGCTGCCTTTTATTGGCTCCCAGCGGGAGAAGGAATAG
- a CDS encoding LysE family translocator — translation MMGIENWIAFMVTALIFIMTPGIDTVFVLNKSISQGRKSGIYAMLGVNAGVLTHTLFAALGLSVLIAKSALAFMLIKYLGAVYLVYLGFMKLRNNGNLMSVSTGNHTETKQKNDFWSGFLTNTLNPKVALFFLAFFPQFIKPDQFENPIPFMLLGITYALIGICWYLIVAVTASTFSQKIINRPTSGQWINRVSGSAFIGMGIKIALGKN, via the coding sequence ATGATGGGAATCGAAAATTGGATCGCTTTTATGGTCACGGCTCTGATTTTTATTATGACACCCGGTATTGACACCGTGTTTGTATTGAACAAATCTATAAGCCAGGGCAGAAAATCAGGGATATATGCCATGCTGGGAGTCAATGCAGGGGTATTGACGCATACGTTGTTTGCTGCGTTGGGCCTATCTGTGCTTATCGCAAAGTCAGCTCTGGCATTTATGCTGATCAAATATCTAGGGGCAGTTTATTTGGTTTACTTAGGCTTCATGAAGCTTAGGAACAACGGGAATTTAATGTCAGTAAGCACAGGAAACCACACGGAAACAAAGCAGAAAAATGATTTTTGGAGTGGCTTTTTGACCAACACGTTAAATCCGAAAGTTGCATTATTCTTCCTGGCCTTTTTTCCCCAGTTTATTAAGCCGGATCAATTCGAAAACCCTATACCGTTTATGCTGTTGGGCATTACCTATGCGTTGATAGGTATCTGCTGGTATTTAATCGTGGCAGTAACAGCAAGCACTTTTTCCCAAAAGATCATAAACCGTCCAACTTCCGGGCAGTGGATAAATAGAGTCAGTGGATCTGCTTTTATCGGCATGGGGATAAAAATTGCGCTGGGCAAAAATTAA
- a CDS encoding LysR family transcriptional regulator produces MTILQIKYFLALAKELHFWNTAEKVFISQSSLSRQIQALEEELKLQLFERNKRNVKLTDAGRFLQEKLSVKMEELDQLIRQAKKIDEGTAGTLSITYPGSVTFKFLPDFLKEISIHLPDLKIELTEQTDENHEKLLLDYRTDIAFSRDQIRSANIDSLKLYSEPVCLVVPATHWSLGKPQVRLTDLKNENFIISGLHQTTFFASLLRNLFDSYGFEPKTTIESDFGGMILNLVSKELGISILPYSFKSAKVENVEFIELDVKIDLYANWRKNELNKTVSKVVGYAERIAEAI; encoded by the coding sequence ATGACCATTCTCCAAATCAAATACTTCTTGGCATTGGCCAAAGAACTCCATTTCTGGAACACCGCTGAAAAGGTTTTTATATCCCAATCTTCTTTGAGCAGGCAAATCCAGGCCTTGGAAGAAGAATTGAAATTGCAGCTATTTGAAAGGAATAAGAGAAATGTGAAACTGACGGATGCTGGCAGATTTCTTCAGGAAAAACTATCGGTGAAGATGGAAGAACTTGACCAGCTTATAAGACAAGCCAAAAAGATTGATGAGGGGACTGCGGGAACTCTTTCCATTACTTACCCAGGCTCTGTTACTTTTAAATTTTTGCCGGATTTCCTGAAGGAAATATCGATTCATCTGCCAGACCTTAAGATCGAACTGACAGAGCAGACTGATGAAAACCACGAGAAATTGCTGCTGGATTACCGTACAGATATCGCTTTTAGCCGGGATCAAATAAGGAGTGCAAACATAGACTCCTTGAAATTATATTCAGAACCCGTCTGCCTGGTGGTGCCGGCCACACACTGGTCATTGGGAAAGCCTCAGGTGCGATTGACTGACTTAAAAAATGAGAACTTTATAATTTCAGGACTGCACCAGACGACTTTTTTTGCTTCCCTACTGAGAAACCTGTTTGATTCCTATGGTTTTGAACCGAAGACAACCATCGAGTCCGACTTTGGCGGGATGATCCTAAATCTTGTTTCCAAGGAACTGGGGATTTCTATTCTTCCCTACTCATTCAAATCAGCCAAAGTTGAAAATGTGGAATTCATAGAATTGGATGTGAAAATAGATCTCTATGCGAATTGGCGGAAAAATGAACTCAACAAAACGGTAAGTAAAGTGGTGGGATATGCAGAACGTATAGCAGAAGCAATTTAA
- the dcm gene encoding DNA (cytosine-5-)-methyltransferase, with protein MKDYYSLSEVADLLGKSKETLRRWDNNGKLTAFREPMSNYRVYRKEQLKIFDELEFMFTPKDLGNQVTPDHNYPVLELFAGAGGLAIGMEKAGLKCVALNEIDHWAAETLRINRPQWKVIEDDIRKVSFASYKNKIDVVTGGFPCQAFSYAGKKLGLEDARGTLFYEFARVVDEVKPLVCVGENVRGLLNHDEGRTLAGMKSILDEIGYKPLDERILKAIFYNVPQKRERLILVGIRKDIDIDFSYPKPYKKIYTLKDALKAGELYPTDVPESEGSLYPKSKRDILDKVPPGGYWRDLPLDLQMKYMQKSFYMGGGKTGMARRISWDEPSLTLTCSPAQKQTERCHPDETRPFTVREYARIQTFPDEWKFAGSVSNQYKQIGNAVPCNLGKEVGYSLVRFLNEAYKAYGLEEKSFDLDQVEMEFSV; from the coding sequence ATGAAAGATTACTATTCTTTATCGGAAGTGGCAGACTTGCTCGGAAAAAGCAAGGAAACCCTCAGACGCTGGGACAACAATGGCAAACTCACCGCTTTCCGTGAGCCTATGAGCAATTATAGGGTATATAGGAAAGAACAACTTAAAATTTTTGACGAACTGGAATTTATGTTTACCCCAAAAGATCTGGGCAACCAAGTAACACCGGACCATAATTACCCTGTGCTCGAGCTCTTCGCCGGAGCAGGCGGATTGGCCATCGGCATGGAGAAGGCCGGACTGAAATGTGTCGCGCTGAATGAGATAGACCATTGGGCGGCAGAGACGCTACGGATCAACCGCCCGCAGTGGAAGGTCATTGAAGATGATATCCGCAAGGTATCCTTTGCTTCTTATAAAAATAAGATTGATGTAGTCACCGGAGGTTTCCCGTGCCAGGCATTCAGCTATGCAGGTAAGAAGCTGGGATTGGAAGATGCCCGGGGAACACTCTTTTATGAATTTGCCAGGGTCGTGGACGAAGTGAAGCCCTTGGTCTGTGTTGGGGAGAATGTCCGAGGCCTACTGAACCATGACGAGGGCAGAACCCTTGCTGGTATGAAATCCATTCTGGACGAGATCGGCTACAAGCCTTTGGATGAAAGAATACTGAAAGCTATTTTTTATAACGTACCCCAAAAACGGGAGCGGCTGATCCTGGTAGGGATCAGGAAGGATATCGACATTGATTTCTCATACCCTAAGCCCTACAAAAAGATCTATACCTTAAAGGATGCGCTCAAAGCCGGAGAGCTGTACCCTACCGATGTGCCGGAATCAGAAGGAAGCCTATATCCAAAGAGCAAGCGGGATATCCTGGACAAGGTTCCTCCGGGAGGGTATTGGAGGGATCTGCCACTTGATCTACAGATGAAATACATGCAGAAGAGCTTCTACATGGGCGGTGGCAAGACAGGCATGGCCCGAAGGATAAGCTGGGATGAGCCCAGCCTTACGCTGACCTGCAGTCCTGCACAGAAGCAGACCGAGCGCTGTCATCCTGACGAGACCAGACCCTTTACGGTGAGGGAGTATGCCCGTATCCAGACTTTCCCGGATGAGTGGAAGTTTGCAGGCTCAGTTTCCAACCAGTACAAGCAGATCGGCAACGCAGTCCCGTGCAACCTGGGCAAAGAGGTAGGCTATTCACTGGTACGGTTCCTAAATGAGGCCTACAAGGCCTATGGTCTGGAAGAAAAATCCTTCGATCTGGATCAGGTGGAGATGGAGTTTTCTGTTTAA
- a CDS encoding DNA (cytosine-5-)-methyltransferase produces the protein MLDSTKDNILDTVEEPQRDLLYQPVVLDKASRSLNTDTIRVLSLFSGCGGMDLGFEGGFEVLKDSVNELLHPDFISHEVDTDYAQLRKTKFKTVFANDILTDARSAWVNYFTKRGHQPEFFFKESIVDLVKLHRSGTTVFPSNIDLVTGGFPCQDFSLSGKRNGFNSHKNHLGKLIEEDEASVETRGQLYMWMKEVIEITQPKIFVAENVKGLANLSNVKEVIQKDFSTAGGNGYIVLDPMVLHSADYGVPQFRERVIFIGIRKSALKGDALKALSSKQIPDTYNPYPFPTHAFKAKGEHLKPFVKLSRVFESVEEPEQAKDLSQRYFSKAKYMGAHCQGQAEIKLNSIGPTIRAEHHGNIEFRRLSKVHGGKIDHELETGLPERRLTVRECALIQTFPKDYEFVIPKKEGRKGSFLVSPSQAYKIIGNAVPPLLAFNLATRLESLWDIYFD, from the coding sequence ATGTTAGATAGTACCAAAGATAATATCCTAGATACCGTAGAAGAACCGCAGCGAGATTTGCTTTATCAGCCTGTGGTGCTGGATAAAGCATCTCGGTCATTAAATACAGATACGATCCGGGTGCTTTCGCTCTTCTCTGGATGCGGTGGCATGGATCTTGGCTTTGAAGGAGGTTTTGAAGTGCTGAAAGACTCTGTTAACGAACTGCTTCATCCTGACTTTATTTCGCATGAAGTGGACACCGACTATGCCCAATTGCGCAAGACCAAATTTAAAACTGTTTTCGCCAACGATATACTTACTGATGCCAGAAGCGCATGGGTAAACTATTTTACAAAACGTGGCCATCAGCCAGAATTCTTTTTCAAAGAAAGTATTGTAGATCTAGTCAAACTTCATCGTTCGGGAACTACGGTATTTCCAAGTAATATAGATCTGGTCACAGGAGGGTTTCCTTGCCAGGATTTTAGTTTGTCAGGTAAAAGAAATGGGTTTAACTCCCACAAAAATCACTTAGGCAAACTCATTGAAGAGGATGAAGCCTCCGTAGAAACCCGGGGTCAGCTCTATATGTGGATGAAAGAAGTCATTGAGATTACCCAGCCTAAAATCTTTGTCGCAGAAAATGTGAAGGGACTTGCCAACTTGTCCAATGTCAAAGAAGTTATCCAGAAGGATTTTTCTACCGCAGGAGGAAACGGGTACATTGTACTTGATCCCATGGTGTTGCATTCAGCAGATTATGGAGTGCCCCAGTTCCGTGAGCGTGTGATCTTCATAGGTATCCGTAAATCGGCACTTAAAGGCGACGCTTTGAAAGCACTGAGTTCAAAACAAATTCCGGATACTTATAATCCATATCCATTTCCAACCCATGCCTTTAAGGCAAAGGGGGAACATCTAAAACCTTTTGTGAAGCTTTCACGGGTTTTTGAATCAGTGGAAGAACCAGAACAGGCGAAAGATCTTTCTCAAAGGTATTTCTCTAAAGCCAAATACATGGGAGCTCATTGCCAGGGACAGGCTGAAATTAAGCTAAACTCCATCGGACCTACTATAAGGGCTGAGCATCATGGCAATATAGAATTTAGACGTCTTTCCAAAGTTCATGGAGGTAAAATTGACCATGAATTGGAGACGGGATTGCCTGAGCGAAGACTGACAGTGCGGGAATGTGCCCTTATTCAGACTTTTCCTAAAGATTATGAGTTTGTCATTCCCAAGAAAGAGGGGAGAAAAGGCTCATTTCTTGTCAGTCCATCTCAGGCATATAAGATCATCGGCAATGCCGTTCCACCACTACTAGCCTTTAACCTTGCGACCAGACTGGAGTCACTTTGGGATATTTATTTTGATTGA
- a CDS encoding zeta toxin family protein has product MEKPQLLVIAGCNGAGKSSYSGILSPEGIAVFDYDKHFLEIYSSIIPTDFQDQMAHNMTFQKLETQIDQAIDAGRSFAYETNFNSDPLYWPLIFKAKGYVVNMIYFCLNSVEEAQKRVAIRVENGGHFVPDSEIMNRFNAGYSNLDEFFVFFDTLHLFNSSTYGKAPDYCLTFRKGELVKKSDLPIFLEDFTPKLYKQAFIKM; this is encoded by the coding sequence ATGGAAAAACCCCAGCTTTTGGTTATCGCAGGATGCAACGGTGCGGGTAAATCTTCTTATTCAGGTATTCTATCTCCTGAAGGGATAGCCGTTTTTGATTATGATAAGCATTTTCTCGAAATCTACTCCTCGATAATTCCTACGGATTTCCAGGATCAGATGGCACATAATATGACTTTCCAAAAGCTTGAGACGCAAATTGATCAGGCTATTGATGCAGGAAGGTCTTTTGCTTATGAAACTAACTTCAATTCTGACCCTCTATACTGGCCGTTGATTTTTAAGGCCAAAGGGTATGTGGTTAACATGATTTATTTCTGCTTGAATTCAGTAGAAGAAGCCCAAAAAAGAGTGGCGATCAGAGTTGAGAATGGTGGGCACTTTGTGCCAGACAGTGAAATCATGAATCGGTTTAATGCAGGATACAGTAATCTGGATGAGTTTTTCGTTTTTTTTGATACTCTACATTTATTTAATAGCTCCACCTATGGCAAGGCTCCTGATTATTGTTTGACATTCCGGAAAGGTGAATTGGTTAAAAAATCTGATCTCCCCATTTTTTTGGAGGATTTCACCCCGAAGCTATATAAGCAGGCATTTATAAAGATGTGA
- a CDS encoding DUF559 domain-containing protein has translation MTYASNLFYGASISTHQKARELRKNLTPAEGILWQLLQNKQLDGHKFRRQHPIRHGAQVLQIHSRFLLP, from the coding sequence ATGACTTACGCATCAAACCTCTTTTACGGAGCTTCAATATCCACGCACCAAAAAGCTAGAGAGCTTCGGAAAAATCTTACTCCAGCCGAAGGAATACTTTGGCAACTCCTTCAAAACAAACAGTTAGATGGCCATAAGTTCCGTCGGCAGCATCCAATACGCCACGGCGCACAAGTTCTTCAGATACATAGCCGATTTCTACTGCCATGA
- a CDS encoding endonuclease domain-containing protein, producing the protein MAISSVGSIQYATAHKFFRYIADFYCHELRLVIELDGEVHNDEEQREHDINRDAIIKEYAIHILRFKNEEILHELPKVLECVRSYISSIKSE; encoded by the coding sequence ATGGCCATAAGTTCCGTCGGCAGCATCCAATACGCCACGGCGCACAAGTTCTTCAGATACATAGCCGATTTCTACTGCCATGAGCTGCGGCTGGTGATAGAACTCGATGGCGAAGTTCATAATGACGAAGAACAGCGAGAGCATGACATCAACAGAGATGCGATCATAAAGGAGTATGCTATCCATATTCTGAGGTTCAAGAACGAAGAGATACTGCACGAGTTACCTAAGGTACTGGAATGTGTACGAAGCTATATATCAAGTATTAAATCAGAATAA